Proteins co-encoded in one Ziziphus jujuba cultivar Dongzao chromosome 9, ASM3175591v1 genomic window:
- the LOC132799264 gene encoding acetylserotonin O-methyltransferase-like produces MEETQKELKCENEEDHRRAKFEIWKYIFGFVEMAVMKCAIELGIADIIENHGNPITLFELSSMLGCSPSQLHRIMRFLVHRRIFIETNTSQSTSPSYSQTPLSRLLMKTGEHSMAAFVLMESSPPMLAPWHCLSARVLGNGSSAFEAANGEDLWSYTIANPAHGQLFNEAMACGARVTVPAIVDKCSDMFEGIGTVVDVGGGNGTALGMLVKAFPWIRGLNFDLPHVVCAAKKTEGVENVGGDMFDCVPKADAVFVMWVLHDWEDDECIQILKKCREAIPKEKGKVIMVEAVILEKDDAKEEDDLSDVKLMLDMVIMAHTNTGKERTLKDWVYVLGQAGFSRHTIRPIDAIQSVIEAFP; encoded by the exons ATGGAAGAAACGCAAAAAGAGCTAAAATGTGAGAATGAAGAAGATCATAGGAGAGCCAAATTCGAAATATGGAAATACATATTTGGATTTGTAGAAATGGCAGTGATGAAATGTGCTATAGAGCTGGGGATAGCCGATATCATTGAAAACCATGGAAACCCCATCACACTCTTTGAATTATCATCCATGCTAGGCTGCTCTCCTTCCCAGCTTCACCGAATCATGAGGTTCTTAGTCCACCGCAGGATATTCATAGAGACAAACACATCCCAGTCAACCTCTCCATCTTATTCACAAACACCTCTTTCCCGCCTCCTCATGAAAACCGGAGAACACAGCATGGCTGCGTTCGTCTTGATGGAGAGCAGCCCTCCAATGCTGGCACCGTGGCACTGCCTGAGTGCCCGAGTACTTGGCAATGGCTCATCGGCTTTCGAGGCTGCAAACGGTGAAGATTTGTGGAGCTATACGATCGCAAATCCTGCTCACGGCCAGCTTTTCAATGAAGCAATGGCTTGCGGGGCAAGAGTGACCGTGCCGGCCATAGTTGACAAGTGTTCCGACATGTTCGAAGGTATTGGGACGGTGGTGGATGTGGGTGGTGGAAATGGGACAGCTTTGGGGATGTTGGTGAAGGCTTTTCCATGGATTCGAGGCTTAAATTTTGATCTTCCTCATGTTGTTTGTGCTGCAAAGAAGACTGAGGGTGTTGAGAATGTTGGGGGTGACATGTTTGATTGTGTTCCCAAGGCTGATGCTGTTTTTGTCATG TGGGTCCTACATGACTGGGAAGATGATGAATGTATCCAAATACTCAAGAAGTGTAGGGAAGCAATTccaaaagagaaaggaaaggtGATAATGGTAGAAGCAGTGATACTTGAAAAAGATGATGCGAAAGAAGAAGACGATCTAAGTGATGTGAAGCTGATGCTAGACATGGTGATTATGGCTCATACAAATACAGGCAAAGAAAGGACTTTGAAGGACTGGGTCTACGTTCTTGGCCAGGCCGGTTTTAGTCGTCACACCATTAGACCCATTGACGCTATTCAATCTGTTATTGAGGCTTTTCCTTGA
- the LOC107410146 gene encoding acetylserotonin O-methyltransferase-like, protein MGEIHTELKRVEEEELGHKQAKVDIWKYVFGFVEMAVVKSAIELGIADTIETHGNFPMTLSELSSTLGCSASHLYRIMRFLIHRGIFKETKTSQLGSPAYSQTPLSHMLMRSGEHSMAALLLLESSTPMLAPWDGLSARILGTASSAFEAANSDDLWSYTMANPAHSQLLNEAMGSIARVNVAAIVDKCGDLFEGIETVVDVGGGNGTALGLLVKAYPWIRGINFDLPHVVCVAEKIDCVENVGGDMFDFIPKADVAFIMSVLHDWGDDECIRILKKCREAISEDKGKVIIIEAVIEKDNKKEDKLSNVRLMLDMIMMAHTNTGKERTLNEWEYVLNEAGFSRFSVRPIDALPSVIEAFP, encoded by the exons ATGGGAGAAATACACACAGAATTGAAAAGGGTAGAGGAAGAAGAGTTGGGtcataagcaagccaaagtagATATATGGAAATATGTATTCGGGTTTGTAGAAATGGCAGTGGTGAAATCTGCCATTGAGCTTGGGATAGCAGACACCATAGAAACACATGGAAACTTCCCCATGACACTCTCAGAGTTGTCATCCACACTTGGCTGCTCTGCTTCCCACCTCTACCGCATCATGAGGTTCTTAATCCACCGCGGAATATTCAAAGAGACAAAAACATCCCAATTAGGCTCCCCAGCTTATTCACAAACACCTCTTTCACACATGCTCATGAGGTCAGGGGAACATAGCATGGCTGCGTTACTTCTGCTCGAAAGCAGCACTCCTATGCTGGCACCTTGGGATGGCCTAAGTGCCCGAATACTTGGCACTGCCTCGTCCGCGTTCGAGGCTGCAAACAGTGATGATTTGTGGAGCTACACAATGGCCAATCCTGCTCACAGCCAGCTTCTCAATGAAGCAATGGGCTCTATTGCAAGGGTGAATGTGGCCGCAATAGTTGATAAGTGTGGGGACTTGTTCGAGGGGATTGAGACCGTGGTGGATGTTGGCGGTGGAAATGGGACGGCTTTGGGATTGTTGGTGAAGGCTTATCCATGGATTCGAGGCATCAACTTTGATCTTCCTCATGTTGTTTGTGTGGCAGAGAAGATTGATTGTGTTGAGAATGTTGGAGGTGACATGTTTGATTTTATTCCCAAGGCTGATGTTGCTTTTATCATG TCGGTACTTCATGACTGGGGAGACGATGAGTGTATCAGAATACTAAAGAAGTGTAGAGAAGCTATTTCAGAGGACAAAGGGAAGGTGATAATCATAGAAGCAGTGATTGAAAAAGATAATAAGAAAGAAGACAAGCTAAGCAATGTAAGGCTGATGCTTGACATGATTATGATGGCACATACTAATACAGGCAAAGAGAGAACATTGAATGAATGGGAATATGTCCTTAATGAGGCCGGGTTTAGTCGATTCTCTGTAAGACCAATTGATGCATTGCCATCTGTTATTGAGGCTTTTCCTTGA
- the LOC112492532 gene encoding acetylserotonin O-methyltransferase-like has translation MERELKGVGEEVLDHEQAKKEIWKYILGFAEMAVVKCAVELKIADAIESHGNPMTLPELASTLGCSASHLHRIMRFLVHRGIFKETATNIVQSSPTYSQTPLSRLLMRSGQHSMGSFILLESLPPMLAPWHGLSSRVQGGDSSAFEAANGEDYWSYAAANPAVNQLINDAMACNARLNVDAIVDKCKDLFQGVETVVDVGGGNGTTMGMLIKAFPWIRGINFDLPHVINDAKEFEGVENVGGDMFDSVPKADVVFIMSVLHDWGDEECIKVLKKCKEAIPEEKGKVIIVDAVIENEKEKEEDGLSDARLRLDIAMMAHTITGRERTMKEWEYILVQAGFNRHIVRPIDVVPSVIEAFP, from the exons ATGGAAAGAGAGCTGAAAGGGGTAGGTGAAGAAGTGTTAGATCATGAGCAAGCCAAAAAAGAAATCTGGAAATACATACTGGGATTTGCAGAAATGGCAGTGGTGAAATGTGCCGTGGAGCTTAAGATAGCCGACGCCATTGAATCACATGGAAACCCCATGACACTCCCGGAGTTAGCATCCACACTAGGCTGCTCTGCTTCCCACCTTCACCGCATCATGAGGTTCTTAGTCCACCGGGGCATATTCAAAGAGACAGCAACAAATATAGTCCAATCTTCTCCAACCTACTCACAAACCCCTCTTTCCCGGCTGCTCATGAGATCCGGACAACACAGCATGGGTTCCTTCATCTTGCTCGAGAGCTTGCCACCAATGCTGGCTCCATGGCATGGCTTGAGCAGCCGAGTACAGGGTGGAGACTCATCAGCATTTGAGGCTGCAAATGGCGAGGACTATTGGAGCTATGCAGCAGCCAATCCCGCTGTCAACCAGCTTATCAATGATGCAATGGCTTGCAATGCAAGGCTGAATGTGGATGCCATCGTTGATAAGTGCAAGGACTTATTCCAAGGGGTTGAGACTGTGGTGGATGTGGGAGGAGGAAATGGGACTACTATGGGTATGCTGATCAAGGCTTTTCCATGGATTCGAGGAATAAACTTTGATCTTCCTCATGTTATAAATGATGCAAAGGAATTTGAAGGTGTTGAGAATGTTGGAGGTGACATGTTTGATTCTGTTCCTAAGGCTGATGTTGTTTTTATCATG TCTGTTCTTCATGACTGGGGAGATGAAGAGTGTATCAAGGTACTAAAGAAGTGCAAGGAAGCAATTccagaggaaaaagggaaggtGATAATAGTAGATGCTgttatagaaaatgaaaaagaaaaagaagaagatgggcTAAGTGATGCGAGATTGAGGCTGGACATAGCCATGATGGCACATACCATTACAGGCAGAGAAAGGACAATGAAGGAATGGGAATACATTCTTGTGCAAGCAGGATTTAACAGACACATAGTGAGACCCATTGATGTTGTGCCATCTGTTATTGAGGCTTTCCCTTAA